A region from the Mucilaginibacter sp. CSA2-8R genome encodes:
- a CDS encoding 2'-5' RNA ligase family protein, whose amino-acid sequence MSDAPLILTVKLDDDSQQYFDQLREAHFPPERNYLAAHLTLFHHLPPNQLQLINDIDAIAKRYSTLSLEATEVKSIGNGVAFSIECPALGHLHSYLQKLWFDWLTPQDRQRLWAHITVQNKVSPELARSLKAELTEQFKPFTAKGVGLSLYEYKNGPWDFVRTFDFS is encoded by the coding sequence ATGTCCGATGCTCCTTTAATATTAACCGTAAAACTTGACGACGATAGCCAGCAATATTTTGACCAGCTTCGCGAGGCGCACTTTCCACCCGAGCGTAATTACCTGGCTGCTCATTTAACACTGTTTCATCACTTGCCGCCCAATCAATTACAGTTAATTAATGATATTGACGCTATAGCCAAGCGTTACTCAACGTTATCGTTAGAGGCTACTGAAGTAAAAAGTATCGGTAACGGAGTAGCGTTTAGTATTGAATGCCCGGCTTTAGGGCATTTACATAGCTATTTACAAAAATTATGGTTCGATTGGCTTACTCCACAAGACCGCCAACGGCTGTGGGCGCACATCACCGTGCAAAACAAAGTATCGCCCGAGCTGGCTCGTTCTCTGAAGGCCGAGCTTACAGAACAATTTAAACCTTTTACCGCTAAAGGTGTCGGGTTAAGCCTTTATGAGTATAAAAACGGCCCATGGGATTTTGTAAGGACTTTTGATTTTAGTTAA
- a CDS encoding aldo/keto reductase, producing the protein MEKRSLGNSGISIVPFVFGGNVFGWTIDERNSFQLLDAFIDNGLDCVDTADVYSRWVPGNKGGESETIIGRWLKNTGKRNNVVIATKVGSAMSPNDSRKNLSKDYIIKAAEDSLRRLQTDHIDLYQSHYDDLQTPVPETLEAYAQLIKEGKVRAIGTSNFGADRLKESLQVSKELNLPGYVSLQPEYNLYDREGYEKDLEPVCQENSVGVITYYSLASGFLSGKYRSEADLNKSKRGQGIKKYLNDRGMRILDALDEVAKNYSTTPATVALAWVIARPSVTAPIASATSVPQLLELAKAVELKLPAEVIHQLTEASAY; encoded by the coding sequence ATGGAAAAAAGAAGTTTAGGAAATTCCGGAATTTCGATTGTGCCTTTTGTTTTTGGTGGTAACGTATTTGGATGGACTATTGATGAACGCAACTCCTTTCAATTACTTGACGCATTTATTGATAACGGCTTAGACTGTGTTGATACCGCCGACGTGTACTCAAGGTGGGTGCCTGGTAATAAAGGCGGAGAATCGGAAACTATCATTGGCCGGTGGCTTAAAAACACCGGTAAGCGTAACAACGTTGTAATTGCTACTAAAGTAGGCAGCGCCATGTCGCCAAACGACAGCCGTAAAAATTTATCTAAAGATTATATTATCAAGGCGGCCGAAGATTCGTTACGCCGTTTGCAGACAGACCACATCGATTTATACCAGTCGCACTACGACGACTTGCAGACACCAGTGCCGGAAACTTTAGAAGCGTATGCACAATTAATTAAAGAGGGTAAAGTAAGAGCCATAGGCACTTCTAACTTTGGCGCCGACAGACTCAAAGAATCTTTGCAGGTGAGTAAAGAATTGAATTTGCCAGGATATGTGAGTTTACAGCCAGAGTATAATTTGTATGACCGAGAAGGTTACGAGAAGGATTTGGAGCCGGTATGCCAGGAGAATAGCGTAGGCGTGATTACCTACTACTCTTTGGCCAGCGGATTTTTGTCCGGAAAATACCGGTCGGAAGCTGACCTAAACAAAAGCAAACGCGGCCAGGGAATCAAAAAATATTTGAATGACAGGGGAATGCGTATCCTTGATGCGCTGGATGAGGTAGCAAAGAATTACAGTACAACCCCTGCAACAGTTGCCCTGGCTTGGGTTATAGCCCGACCAAGTGTTACTGCGCCTATTGCAAGCGCAACCAGTGTACCGCAATTACTCGAATTGGCCAAGGCCGTTGAGTTGAAACTGCCAGCCGAAGTTATACATCAGCTGACAGAAGCCAGCGCTTACTAA
- a CDS encoding MBL fold metallo-hydrolase, with translation MNFNKGVKYFQVAQGVWGMRILFVNVYIVANRRGFPKGWVLVDTGVQGSAKRIIAMAESIFGAGTKPSAIVLTHAHSDHTGGLEELLEHWHVPVYAHELETPYLTGKSSYPPADPTVGEGVMSLMSVFFRKKPLDIGDALRVINMEDGVPELPEWKVIHTPGHTPGHVSLFLPLNTTLIAGDAFVTTKPESAIYALGNIKKMSGPPKYMTTDWAAAEESVKKLSDLQPRIAATGHGPVMRGRELQEELKRLANDFKKLAVPNGGRYAEHAAYASDKGTQYVPPFKSTTKFKVGVGLLGAVVGFAITRVLID, from the coding sequence ATGAATTTTAATAAAGGAGTTAAATATTTCCAGGTTGCCCAAGGTGTTTGGGGAATGCGAATTTTATTTGTAAATGTATATATCGTTGCTAACAGACGTGGTTTCCCTAAAGGCTGGGTATTGGTAGATACCGGCGTGCAAGGCTCAGCTAAAAGGATTATTGCTATGGCCGAGTCAATATTTGGTGCCGGTACTAAACCGTCTGCTATTGTGCTTACCCACGCCCATTCAGATCATACCGGTGGCTTAGAAGAGTTGCTGGAACACTGGCATGTTCCGGTTTATGCACACGAGTTAGAAACGCCTTATTTAACAGGAAAATCGTCATATCCACCTGCAGATCCTACTGTAGGAGAAGGCGTCATGTCTTTGATGTCGGTATTTTTCCGTAAGAAACCGTTAGACATCGGAGATGCTCTGCGCGTTATTAACATGGAGGATGGCGTACCTGAATTACCCGAATGGAAAGTAATACACACCCCCGGACATACGCCCGGACATGTATCACTATTTTTGCCGTTGAACACCACGTTGATTGCTGGTGATGCCTTTGTTACTACCAAACCAGAATCGGCTATTTACGCTCTGGGGAATATTAAAAAAATGTCTGGCCCGCCAAAATACATGACTACAGATTGGGCTGCAGCAGAAGAATCGGTTAAAAAATTATCAGACTTGCAGCCACGCATCGCCGCTACCGGTCATGGGCCAGTTATGCGTGGTCGCGAATTGCAGGAAGAATTAAAGCGCCTGGCTAACGACTTCAAAAAACTCGCGGTGCCTAACGGAGGGCGCTACGCCGAGCATGCCGCTTATGCCAGTGATAAAGGTACACAATATGTGCCTCCGTTTAAATCAACCACCAAGTTTAAAGTGGGAGTAGGCTTACTGGGCGCAGTAGTTGGTTTTGCAATTACGCGCGTGTTGATAGATTAA
- a CDS encoding DUF3820 family protein yields MENITPNPQILVDIVRVPMPFGKYKGTLLCDLPVSYLEWMNRGGWPAGKLGMMLATVYEIKLNGLTALLHSVKNSVSPR; encoded by the coding sequence GTGGAAAACATTACGCCAAACCCGCAAATATTGGTAGACATTGTGAGAGTGCCTATGCCTTTCGGTAAATATAAAGGTACCTTATTATGCGATTTGCCTGTAAGCTACCTGGAATGGATGAACCGCGGAGGATGGCCCGCAGGTAAATTGGGTATGATGCTGGCCACTGTTTATGAAATTAAACTAAACGGACTTACTGCATTATTACATTCTGTAAAGAATTCAGTAAGTCCACGTTAA
- the msrA gene encoding peptide-methionine (S)-S-oxide reductase MsrA, which yields MMKKIIIYLCLVLVFSSCADGQPGQNNQFATLPKPAAGEAVATFGGGCFWAMSEALLELRGVNRVISGYAGGHTKNPTYEDVCTRNTGHAETVQVYYDPKLISYTTLVDAFFYAHDPTTLNRQGPDEGTDYRSIAFYRTPQEKQILEQEIAKINLSKHYPAKIVTQVAPFSAFYPAEKYHQGYYRLHLDDNAYLTSVSMPKIMKMRKAMKAQLKPEFK from the coding sequence ATGATGAAGAAGATAATTATATACTTATGCCTAGTCTTAGTTTTTAGCAGTTGCGCCGACGGACAGCCTGGTCAAAATAACCAGTTTGCCACTTTACCTAAGCCCGCAGCTGGCGAGGCCGTAGCCACTTTTGGCGGCGGCTGTTTTTGGGCCATGAGCGAAGCATTGCTTGAGTTGCGCGGTGTAAACCGGGTTATATCAGGATATGCAGGCGGTCATACTAAAAACCCTACTTATGAGGATGTATGCACACGTAATACTGGTCATGCTGAAACGGTACAGGTTTATTATGATCCTAAACTGATTAGTTATACTACATTGGTTGATGCTTTTTTTTACGCACATGATCCGACAACGTTAAACAGACAAGGGCCTGACGAAGGTACTGATTACCGTTCAATTGCCTTTTATCGAACGCCGCAGGAGAAACAGATCTTAGAGCAGGAGATAGCCAAAATAAACCTGTCAAAGCACTACCCGGCTAAAATTGTAACGCAAGTGGCGCCTTTTTCGGCTTTTTATCCGGCCGAAAAATATCATCAGGGTTACTACCGGCTTCACTTAGATGATAACGCTTACCTTACTTCGGTGTCGATGCCTAAGATCATGAAAATGCGGAAAGCCATGAAAGCACAGTTAAAGCCGGAGTTTAAATAA
- the corA gene encoding magnesium/cobalt transporter CorA: MNLAQRKRKSSKINKRAGNVGDRPGLIRVPEGALKPHIKIYSYKAQELVTSIGENISTIFDQLNECTDHTHWIKINGLGDVKLIEEIGHRLNISDLVLEDIMNTHQRPKFDEYDQYVFGTSRLITTDENCELANSQFSVIVRDNMVISFEETYEENFEGLEKRLTAQKSPIRTLGPGFICYALFDTVIDWYFVALNQIGDELEAIEDRIYDKADKTIMYDTQHLKRTLIVLRRASWPERDKINDMIRTESPLITKETKTYLRDAYDHCIQIIDLIESYKEISASNIDLYLSMVSNRMNEIMKVLTIISVIFIPLTFVAGVYGMNFAPTDPDTNHRLPANMPELYEPHGYLYCVGIMLVIGLLQVLFFWKKGWFNRL, from the coding sequence ATGAATCTGGCGCAACGCAAGCGTAAATCTTCGAAGATCAATAAAAGAGCCGGCAACGTAGGCGATCGGCCGGGTCTTATCCGTGTACCCGAAGGGGCGCTTAAGCCGCATATCAAAATATATTCATACAAAGCACAGGAGCTGGTAACCTCTATCGGCGAAAATATATCGACTATATTTGACCAGCTAAACGAGTGCACAGACCATACCCATTGGATTAAAATTAACGGCTTGGGTGACGTTAAGCTTATCGAAGAAATAGGTCATCGTTTAAACATCAGCGACTTAGTGCTCGAGGATATTATGAATACACATCAGCGACCTAAGTTTGATGAGTATGACCAATACGTTTTTGGTACCAGCCGGTTAATTACTACTGACGAAAATTGTGAGTTAGCCAATTCACAATTTTCGGTTATTGTGCGCGATAACATGGTTATAAGTTTTGAGGAAACCTACGAGGAAAACTTTGAGGGCCTTGAAAAACGACTTACAGCGCAGAAAAGCCCTATCCGCACATTAGGCCCAGGCTTTATTTGTTATGCTTTGTTTGATACTGTTATTGACTGGTATTTTGTTGCTCTTAATCAGATTGGCGATGAATTAGAAGCTATTGAAGATCGCATCTACGACAAGGCAGACAAAACAATCATGTACGATACACAGCATTTGAAGCGTACACTTATCGTATTGCGCCGGGCAAGCTGGCCCGAGCGCGACAAGATTAACGATATGATCCGTACGGAAAGTCCGCTGATTACCAAAGAGACCAAAACCTATTTGCGGGATGCATACGACCATTGTATCCAGATTATTGATCTGATTGAGAGCTACAAAGAGATTAGTGCAAGTAACATCGACTTATACCTGTCAATGGTAAGTAACCGCATGAACGAGATCATGAAGGTACTTACCATAATATCAGTCATCTTCATTCCGCTTACTTTTGTGGCCGGTGTGTACGGAATGAACTTCGCCCCCACTGATCCTGATACCAACCACCGTTTGCCCGCCAATATGCCCGAGCTTTATGAGCCGCATGGATACCTGTATTGTGTAGGTATTATGCTGGTAATTGGATTGCTACAAGTGCTCTTCTTTTGGAAAAAAGGTTGGTTTAACCGCTTATAG
- a CDS encoding WbqC family protein encodes MENGALLPMFYLPPVEYFTVFNRHRQSVIIEKHEHFPKQTYRNRANIYSPDGVLALVVPVVKGAKVHTPVSDVKISNDFNWQRLHWMSLQACYRRSAYFEFYEDDFARFYEQEFTYLFDYNEQMLTMILKFLKLPLKFEYTTEYHRHYDLMADYRNTINPKKESVFEQKPYFQVFEERKGFIKNLSIVDLLFNQGPQSLNYL; translated from the coding sequence ATGGAAAACGGCGCGTTGCTCCCCATGTTTTATCTACCACCAGTTGAGTACTTTACTGTATTTAACCGGCACAGGCAAAGCGTTATTATCGAAAAGCACGAGCATTTCCCAAAGCAGACTTACCGTAACCGGGCCAATATATATTCTCCGGATGGGGTATTGGCTTTAGTTGTACCGGTAGTTAAAGGCGCAAAGGTACACACGCCGGTAAGCGATGTAAAGATTAGCAATGATTTTAACTGGCAGCGTTTGCATTGGATGAGTTTGCAGGCTTGCTATCGCCGTTCGGCCTATTTTGAATTTTATGAAGATGATTTTGCCCGATTTTACGAGCAGGAATTTACTTACCTATTCGACTACAATGAGCAGATGTTAACCATGATCCTTAAATTCTTGAAGCTGCCTTTAAAATTTGAATATACTACCGAATATCATCGTCATTATGATTTAATGGCTGACTACCGCAACACCATCAATCCAAAGAAGGAATCAGTTTTTGAACAAAAACCATACTTTCAGGTTTTTGAAGAACGTAAAGGCTTTATTAAAAATTTAAGCATTGTAGACTTACTTTTTAACCAAGGCCCGCAATCTTTAAACTACCTGTAA
- a CDS encoding lysophospholipid acyltransferase family protein, whose product MIRKGFSSLGTVLLYLISLLPFFVLYLIADFIYLVLFYVIKYRRAVVQQNLANAFPEKPLHERQQIEKKYYRYLADLMVETVKLRTISRRQVDRRFTVTNYEAVEKAFAGGQSVIGAVGHYGNWELGALKFSILTDKPRLVVYKPLNNLIFNSYFTRMRSRFGASLVPMKGAMRKMVELRRQQTMTLLVSDQIPSREEVTYFTNFLNQPTAVFLGVEKLAKSLNSAVIFCDIRRIKRGYYNCNFVPLFYDAKHTAEYEITNAHVRYLEQVIREEPQYWLWSHKRWKYKPEDIAK is encoded by the coding sequence ATGATAAGAAAAGGTTTTTCAAGCTTAGGTACGGTTTTGCTTTACCTGATTTCATTGCTGCCTTTTTTTGTACTTTATCTGATTGCTGATTTTATTTACCTGGTTTTATTTTACGTAATTAAATACCGCCGGGCAGTAGTGCAGCAAAATCTGGCTAACGCTTTTCCCGAAAAGCCGTTACACGAACGGCAACAGATCGAAAAGAAATACTACCGTTACTTAGCCGACCTGATGGTAGAAACTGTAAAGCTCAGAACCATCTCTCGGCGGCAGGTTGACCGCCGCTTTACGGTAACTAATTACGAAGCTGTTGAAAAAGCATTTGCCGGCGGGCAAAGTGTGATTGGCGCTGTGGGCCATTACGGTAACTGGGAGTTGGGCGCGCTAAAGTTTAGTATACTTACCGATAAACCACGTTTGGTGGTTTACAAACCGTTGAATAATCTCATTTTCAACAGCTATTTTACCAGGATGCGTTCGCGCTTTGGCGCCTCTTTGGTGCCTATGAAAGGCGCTATGCGAAAAATGGTAGAGTTACGACGACAGCAAACCATGACACTTTTAGTGAGTGACCAAATACCTTCACGCGAAGAAGTAACTTACTTTACAAACTTTTTAAACCAGCCCACTGCCGTTTTTTTAGGAGTCGAAAAACTGGCTAAATCATTGAACAGCGCTGTTATATTTTGTGATATACGCCGGATAAAAAGAGGATATTATAATTGTAACTTCGTGCCTTTATTTTATGACGCCAAACACACCGCCGAGTACGAAATTACCAACGCACATGTGCGCTATCTGGAACAGGTTATCCGCGAAGAGCCTCAGTACTGGCTGTGGTCGCATAAACGGTGGAAATACAAGCCCGAGGATATAGCTAAATGA
- a CDS encoding glycosyltransferase family 2 protein: MSTQPTVAVIILNWNGIHHLKQFLPSVLNSTWPDLHIVVGDNGSSDGSVAFVQSEYGDRIKVIGNDKNYGYTGGYNRVVDQVAADYYILLNSDIEVTPGWIEPVIAMMEADDRIAAAAPKIKAFDRRTYFEHAGAAGGFIDNLGYPFCRGRLFFDVEEDRGQYDESGEVFWASGAALFIRSRCWRETGGFDEQFFAHMEEIDLCWRLKNKGYKVMYCAQSTVYHLGGGTLNTENPFKTYLNFRNNLLLLKKNMPPVRSAWVIGFRFWLDFLALIRFLGEGKRKDAWAVSRAHQSFVASFFKQSRKKSKVYLEKMHHEQPQHVANLRGLYKRSIVVQFFVKKKTRFTDLNPKDFH, encoded by the coding sequence ATGAGTACTCAACCTACGGTTGCCGTTATAATTTTAAACTGGAACGGTATACACCATTTGAAGCAATTTTTACCGTCTGTACTCAACAGTACATGGCCTGACTTGCATATTGTGGTTGGAGACAACGGCTCATCTGACGGTTCCGTAGCGTTTGTTCAATCCGAATACGGCGACCGAATCAAGGTTATCGGGAATGATAAAAATTACGGTTACACCGGTGGCTACAATCGAGTGGTTGACCAAGTGGCCGCCGATTACTACATCCTGCTTAATTCTGATATTGAAGTTACACCCGGGTGGATTGAACCAGTGATTGCTATGATGGAGGCAGATGACCGCATTGCTGCCGCCGCGCCTAAAATTAAAGCATTCGACCGCAGAACGTATTTTGAGCATGCCGGTGCAGCGGGCGGTTTTATTGATAATCTGGGTTATCCGTTTTGCCGCGGCCGTTTGTTTTTTGATGTAGAAGAAGATCGAGGGCAGTACGATGAATCCGGAGAAGTGTTTTGGGCATCAGGTGCAGCGCTGTTTATACGGAGCCGTTGCTGGCGAGAAACAGGTGGCTTTGACGAACAGTTTTTCGCACACATGGAAGAGATTGATTTGTGCTGGCGTTTAAAAAACAAAGGCTACAAAGTAATGTACTGTGCTCAAAGCACTGTTTACCACCTTGGCGGCGGCACACTGAATACCGAAAACCCATTTAAAACCTACTTAAACTTTCGCAACAACCTGTTGCTGCTCAAAAAGAACATGCCGCCGGTGCGTTCGGCCTGGGTTATAGGATTTAGATTTTGGCTTGACTTTTTAGCGCTAATCAGATTTTTAGGCGAAGGTAAGCGTAAAGACGCATGGGCAGTAAGCAGAGCACATCAGAGCTTTGTGGCAAGCTTTTTTAAGCAAAGCAGAAAAAAAAGTAAAGTATACCTAGAAAAAATGCATCATGAACAGCCACAACATGTTGCTAATTTAAGGGGCCTGTACAAGCGCAGTATTGTAGTACAGTTTTTTGTTAAAAAGAAAACCCGCTTTACAGATTTGAATCCGAAGGATTTTCATTAA